DNA sequence from the Staphylococcus epidermidis genome:
TTTAAGACTACTATTCATTACTAATTTATGACATTTTATTTCTAGTTAAAATTGAAAAATGCTACTTAACCTTTACCACCCATAAATGCTGGATAGTTCATCATGCCACCATCAACGTACAATGTTGTACCGTGTATATAACTTGCAAGATCTGAAGATAGGAATAGTACTGCATTAGCTACATCTTGAGCATTTCCAATTTCACGTGCAGGTATCATTTTTATTGTTTCTTCACGCGTCGTTGGGTCAGAAAATTTTTCTTCAGTGTGTTCAGTAACAATTGCCCCAGGAGATATATTATTAATACGAATACCGTATTGGGCATATTCCATTGACATTGTTTCCATCATTAATTTTAAGCCACCTTTACTTGCGGCATAGTGTACATAATTAGGCCATGGAATAGTGTCATGAACACTCGAAATGTTAATAATAGTACCTTTCTTGTTTTCCTTTAAAAATTGATTGATGGCTTCTCTTGAACCCACAAAGGCGCCAGTTAAGTTTATGTCAATAACTTTTTGCCAGTCGTCAATCGACATTTCATGAGTTGGGATTGAATTTTCGAATCCAGCATTATTAATTATAATGTCTAAAGTTCCAAAGTGATTAATTGTTGTTTCAATCATTCGTTTAATATCTTCTTCAATTGAAACATCACCTCGAACCACCAATGTTTGACCA
Encoded proteins:
- a CDS encoding glucose 1-dehydrogenase encodes the protein MFEELENKVVLITGAATGIGKSIAENFGKAKAKVVINYRSDRHHDEIEEIKQTVAKFGGQTLVVRGDVSIEEDIKRMIETTINHFGTLDIIINNAGFENSIPTHEMSIDDWQKVIDINLTGAFVGSREAINQFLKENKKGTIINISSVHDTIPWPNYVHYAASKGGLKLMMETMSMEYAQYGIRINNISPGAIVTEHTEEKFSDPTTREETIKMIPAREIGNAQDVANAVLFLSSDLASYIHGTTLYVDGGMMNYPAFMGGKG